The Leptospira johnsonii genome window below encodes:
- a CDS encoding SIR2 family NAD-dependent protein deacylase, with protein sequence MQISPEIKDRFKNSKNILALTGAGISAESGVPTFRGKEGLWKQYRAEELATPQAFSRDPKLVWEWYLWRMELISTKSPNPAHFALAELERKRSDFHLITQNVDGLHKRSGSEKIIEIHGNIFRNRCTNCNRKYDSDVSKLKNSTGCPNCKSIVRPDVLWFGESYDTDLLNRAVSLAERSELLFVIGSSGAVGIPVELARIAKENGAFVIEINIDPSGYSKYADLFLQEKAGEIIPELISYFV encoded by the coding sequence ATGCAAATATCTCCTGAGATAAAAGATAGGTTCAAGAACTCTAAAAATATCCTCGCACTCACTGGTGCTGGAATTTCCGCAGAAAGTGGAGTTCCTACATTTAGGGGAAAAGAAGGTCTTTGGAAACAATACAGAGCCGAGGAACTCGCAACTCCGCAGGCATTCTCCAGAGATCCTAAACTAGTTTGGGAATGGTATCTCTGGAGAATGGAATTGATCTCCACTAAATCTCCGAATCCCGCTCATTTCGCACTAGCAGAACTGGAAAGGAAAAGATCCGATTTTCATCTCATCACACAGAACGTGGACGGTCTTCATAAAAGATCCGGTTCCGAAAAGATCATTGAGATCCACGGAAATATTTTTAGGAATAGATGTACCAATTGTAATCGAAAGTACGACTCAGATGTTTCTAAACTCAAAAATTCTACTGGATGTCCGAACTGTAAAAGTATAGTTAGACCAGATGTTTTATGGTTTGGGGAAAGTTACGATACGGATCTATTAAATCGTGCCGTATCACTCGCAGAAAGATCGGAACTTCTTTTTGTAATCGGATCTTCCGGCGCTGTGGGAATTCCAGTCGAACTTGCCAGGATAGCCAAAGAAAATGGAGCATTCGTGATAGAGATCAATATTGATCCAAGCGGTTATAGCAAATATGCGGATCTATTCTTACAAGAAAAAGCTGGAGAAATTATCCCTGAACTTATTTCTTACTTTGTTTGA
- a CDS encoding DJ-1 family glyoxalase III has product MPKVLVPFADGMEEMEAVIVVDVLRRAGIEVVSAGISTNTIIASRGVKLVSDSLLSEIDPSSFDMIVLPGGNQGTKNLNASPLVSEILKNFKKEDRWIGAICAAPNVLLTHSILQNQKFTAFPGSVPVDEKYTGSRLELSDKILTSIGPGSAFEFSLKIVELLSGIEKRKEVEKNLHLPS; this is encoded by the coding sequence ATGCCCAAGGTGCTCGTTCCTTTTGCAGACGGAATGGAAGAGATGGAAGCAGTCATCGTAGTAGACGTGCTTCGAAGGGCCGGGATAGAAGTAGTTTCTGCCGGAATCTCCACAAATACGATCATCGCTTCCAGAGGAGTAAAATTGGTCTCCGATTCTCTTTTGTCGGAAATAGATCCATCTAGTTTCGATATGATCGTTTTGCCTGGAGGAAACCAAGGCACAAAAAATCTGAACGCGAGTCCCTTGGTCTCGGAAATATTAAAGAATTTCAAAAAGGAAGATCGATGGATCGGCGCAATCTGTGCGGCACCGAACGTTCTACTGACTCATTCCATTCTTCAAAACCAAAAATTCACTGCATTTCCGGGAAGTGTACCCGTAGACGAAAAATACACAGGAAGCAGATTGGAACTCTCAGATAAAATTTTGACTAGCATCGGTCCCGGTTCCGCATTCGAATTCTCATTGAAAATTGTAGAACTTCTCTCCGGAATTGAAAAACGAAAAGAAGTAGAAAAGAACTTACATCTTCCTTCTTAA